The Venturia canescens isolate UGA chromosome 7, ASM1945775v1, whole genome shotgun sequence genome segment GATCCTGGTCCTCGCACACATGGtaagaaatacattttttgtttccccTCGAAGCTCATTCTTTTCTATCATTAACGGTGTCGCGTTACAATCGAGGGTAGTTGATAACCTTGTGCCAGTTCGATAGTCATAGAAGTCAAATGCCAAGTGGaaagaacaagaaaaaagGGCAGAACAATAGAGACCTCGTCAGTGTCGTTACCCTCGAGTGCGAATCTCTCGCCTTTTTCACCGCATTTCAAGGGAACAGACGCGTGTATAAATGTAGTAATTATGCCACTGACCTGAGCGAGAGTAACGTTACGAATTGGAGCATGTATTATGCGATTCATGTCTTTATTTAGACTCGAAGTAAATGCGTTATAGCCACGAGAGGATTAAAATGTACTATGTATACGTATAACAATAATGATACATACGACGAAACCTGACGAGATAAATAAACCGAGAACGAATGATTGATTAACGGATAAGCTGACGATGAgtgatgctgctgctgctgctgcttcgaATCGCAACTTGTATCTAAACTACCGTGTACCCGAAGTCTGTAGACGCAAGTATAATCCGGATTTCCGCAGTTCGAATGAATCCTCAGCTCGATTATTTCGTACGGCTCTTGCGCCTGAAACTATAATTATAAAAGTTACGTCACGTTCTTGTGAACAGGAGGATCGAATTGAGGGCTGAtgggaaaattcatttgacaTATGCTTCTTTgaagttttgtttttcaattaatttcatACGAGAAGcatgaattttattatttcatgagTAAATTCATAGtggaattgaaattttaattttttcgagggagtTTGCGCTGGGTCGAAACTTTGAGAAagaattttagaaaaaaatgtttcatcggGGAAGATTTATTCGATAAATGAAGAGTTTTGTTGTTGACGACACAAAAATGTTTGCTGGGAAGAAACAAGGATTAGGCCTCAAGGACATAAACGTGGGACGGAACTGGCTGCTTCATCGAAACTCGTTACAAGCTCTTGTGATCTCAATGAGTCTCGATTACTTTGACAGAAAATAGCTCAAATTCCAGAAATAATCCACATTTTTTCGGCTATTGAATGCTGTTTTATGAGAAACagagaaaatacaatttcGTATGGCCTTTCAAGGCGGACTCATTGATATCTCAGATGCAAGGAAGGTCGATGAAGAACGATAATTGTGGGTCGGGAAGGGCGCAACGAGCGAAAGTGTTCCAAAAAACTCAAATCCCTGCTTCGTTCCATGTagcattttataaaaaaaaaaaaaaaagaaacaaattggaaaatgaAGATTCGATTATACGCCGAAAAATTCCGTAAATAGAAACATTATTGAACGAACAGTGTTCCATTTACCTGAACTGGAAAGTATTGAAGAGGAGTCGAGGCTGCACGATTGTCGTATGTAAACTCGCCGAAGAGAAAACCATCTTTATCGTCAACGTGGTCAAGTCCCTGAATAAAGAATGTATATATACACGAAATGAGTacgaattcaaaaatttatttcatttattggGAACGATctttggaaaatatttataagtCGAATTGTGTAATGCAATTGGAAGCACACAGGAATGGAATTCCTGCTTTTGGGAGTGGAAAACAGTTGAGAATGCTCATAAACTTTCAATGAAAATCCTTGAAAGATTTCGTCCCAAAACGGACTGACTTTGTGGAATTCTTGTGTCTGACAAATATgaactgaaattttcattctccctgaaaaaaatctgttttcttttttacaaaTTGGTATTAATATGCTgtcaaaaagtttttttttcaccctgaAAATCCATCAAGtttccgatgaaaaaaaatcgactgaccCATACAGTGAAATCTTTGGGCGCTGCAGTGGTGTCACCGTCCGGGGCTATCAACGAGGTAATATGTTCGAGGCTGACTCCTGTCACCTGGACGAAACCCATGAGTCGAATAACAACAGAACCTGTGGATCCTTTGAATGCCCAACACTCGCCTGGAAGTGAACCTGCCTGATGGAGTAAGCATAGAAAATGATTCAGTTGAACATTCAATTGcttaattaaaattgtttatttgagTAGTCGAATCAAATTTCGAATCGATGGCTCTATCCGGTTCGCCCAAAAGTATCGTCGACGGACAAAGTCTCATCGTTACTTctctttccaaattttcatgaGACTCGAAAAGCCATAAATTGGTCAAACAAAAATGGAATCTCCAGTAAAACTCTTGGACGACGATACTCGCCTGGATCACTGTTCGCGGAGTGTTTTGTTGAGGACAAATCGGCAGCCAGAACAAGGATAAAACAGGAGCACCTGCTGTATAGGGTTCGGTATCTCTCGTCGATATAATCGATCCACCTATCTTGCAGAATCGTCTGCCAATTAATTATTACAAATTGGCCCATGCATTGGTCTCTAATCACGAGTTGTTGGGGGAGggactttttccattttctttttgtacAGAATATTAGCCAAATTATTGATTCCGACATGAAGTAATTAAGAGGAGGTTTGATTCatcaaagaaaaatgacaTTTTCGAAGATTTTGTGATTGGAGACACGGAGAGAATGGGACTGACCTAAAGTCTCGAGAGCGTAGTCCGTCCTTCCGGTTTTATCGGCGTCGTAAGTTTGCAACTCGCTTTTTACCAAATCCCTGATACTCTCCGGCGATACTCCACCTGTAACGACTCTCGTGTGGGctgaaatccataaaaaaaacgtgaattaTTACTTGACTGGATCAATAATTCTTTTGCTTCATTAGTCTTCTGACCAACCCTCCGAAAGCTCTTCCCTAAGTTTCCCGATTTCTTCGGACATTTTTGGAACAACGTAACTGACTTCTCGTAATTTGCTTCTCAATTCGTCTCGGGTTTCTATTATATTCTTAACTTCCATCTAACGAACGATTGAACCGTGTGATCAGGACGATGAAACAAAATCATGACGTAAGAACGTAGTGAGAACGTAAAATACCGAAAGGGTGCTCATTTGACTTCTCAATTTTCCCAAATCCGATTTTATTATCCAGAATGAATCACTCGCTGAAAACTCACTCCAGAGATGAATGGCGGATAGAGCTGTCAAAAGGCATGACAATTTTAACCGAATAAAGAACAGTTAAATCGTCATTGATGCAGAGAATCGTGACTTTTTCACTTCACTAAAAAACATCAAATCGATCTCATCCCCCTTAAGAGCAAACAGTTAATTAATAACACTTCTGAAGATTCGTGCCAACGTCGAATCATCAGTGATAatatttaaatatcaatttttgtcTCTCATATTATGAATCTTACCTAGCATAGTTGTTACTATAAAAAACGTCAGAGGCTTGAGAAGCTTGCAGTACCAGGGAGTTGGCAAATATTCTAATGAAGTACTACTGCCCGAGTTATTGTGACATCGGCAGCAACCATTACGTGAGCTCATCTGGTTGACGACATATAATCGACTTGACGTAGTTCATCGATGCAAAAAATATCATGGATTTATCGAACATGAAAGATCGCGTTGACAAATTCATTTGACGTTTTATCAGGCTAATTTCATTCTGAGTCAACTTCACGTGGTTGGACGCATGTTTATGGAACGCGGAATGATTATTgtgtcactttttttattattccattcCATAAAGTCCAACGAAAAAAAGCGACAGTCTAACACATATTTATACAAGTGgtaataatatatatgtatctGATTTGTTGAATGATCGTTCTTAAAATATAACAGCGATGCTTCTCCTGGCAAATATTGCCACCGATTTAAGGTCGAACAGTGACGACGGACGAATCGGAGTATTTATTCGCTTATCATTATTGCGTCATCAACGGACGAGGGCTTTCAGGGCGGAGTGTATTCGAACGTTTAAACGATTTTCAAAATCGTAATCACTGTACTCGGTTTGAGCCTTGATTAATGCGCTCTTTCCTTCTTCCACGCGctgaaatttaacaaaataccAATATTTAGCGAGTATTTAAGATCAAACCTCTCACTGTGTTTTGTGCAAAAATTCTCAATCACTGATAGAATGCGAATGAATGTATTTGGCTTAATACTTTCATCGAGTTCAcaataattttaaataaattctttttgaattttatgtagattgtaaattaaaaaatgcattatccattgaaaaatttataagatttgaagatttttcaactgTGAGTTCGATTATGACGTTAATGagaaaatgttgtatttctcAACTCACATCGGTAGCGCAGAGTATGCTTCCCATTTCATAGAGCGCGAATGCACTCACGTGCTGATCGAGAGGACGATTTTCTTGCCCGGTAGCGGACGTCtcagtatttttattctcggCGCTACGTCGCTCCAGACACTTTCTGTAAGATTTAGTAGCCGCTACATTTTCTCCACGATAGGAATGAGCGGCACCGGCAATGAGATCGGCCAAACCGATCATCGGTTCTTCCTTGCTGCGATCGAATCCTCTGCACTCTGTTTGACCCAGAAACATTTATAcgcaaattttcattaaaaatgaaaaatcaaacttCTTCTTTGCCAGCTAaacagtaattttgataaaaatttatcgaaaaaacggTATAATATatcgatatataaatatatcgaaaaaaagggaaagagaaaatggCCTATCGGAGCACCGATACCCACCAGAAATGACAACACCAAGCGTTTCTCTCGAGCTGGAGGGCATGGCGTTCCAGAGGTAAAGAAGTTCGTAAACTAAGAGTCTGTAATAAGTTTGGCAATACGATTGTCCATTGTGGTCTATCAACTTGGAGAGTCTTCGAAGTACGAATAAATCGAGCTGAGTCGACTTCGACGAGCCGTTACCGGTCAACGTAGTTGTTATTTCCCGATGGATTCGCAGAGTGATTTCAGGTTTGTTGTCAGCGCCGGCACAagctgtaaaaaaaagtgaattttagCAAACCCTTTTTTCAATCTGCAATAAATTTCATACGAATAAGCACGGACtgagaaaaatctttgttttCACACTACGTAAAATAATAGTGGAAGAGAAATTACCAGCTGCGAGGTAAGCGTAAATGCTCTCGGACCACCGGGATTCGCGTTGTAATCGTGCGAACGAAACGTGAGCTTGGGCATAATTCAATCGAATTAAATGGCACCACGCAATCTCATGGAGACAGAGCAGTTTTATTTCCCTCTGGGCGGACGACTCAACTGCTTTTTCATAAGCTTCGAGTGCAGCCTCGATATTCGACTGTTCAAACATACACACAATTATGCCTTTTTGGAGCCGGCTTTCGAGTCACTCCACTAATTTACTTTCTGAAATATTACCACCAATAACCATGCATCCATTCAGGATGTTCTACGACACGAATCCTCGCCGTTGGAAACTCAAGTTGAGGTACGAACTTCGAGTCAAAAAactttattccattttttttcatccagcCCCTCCCAATGAGCTTATTCATGTTCATCAGTTTTATATGATCAATAATAAAACTGGtagaagtttaaaaaaaaccgTAAGCTCCTCAGAAGCGAGaggaaattgtttttcatactAATCTCACGCTAAAACTCTATTAATGGACGATCGACGAATGAATAATTCATCAGGAAAGGcccaaatgaaaagaaaaaaaaactccattaGACTTCTCAGCATGTATAAATCGATTCTGAATCTGAGTTTGCCAACGTGAAACTTTCGTTCGTTCAACACCGTGTGCACAGCGGAGACGATTAAAGGGGGGAGATTACGAGAGATAGAGAAAAGAGATCCGCTAACCTGAAGCCGTTCGGTTCTACCtgtaaaaaagagaaagagcgctGCATCGTTAAACTCCGAGCGGCACTCAGCGATCAATTGTTTGGCAGCATCGACTCCAGAACTTACGCTCCAATCGTGGAGGGAACAGAACGGCCTAACAATCGTATGATAACACAGAAGCGACAGCCTATACGACAATGAACCACGAACTTAGCCTCTTTTGTGTTacgtttttataaatattcgtGTAAAATTCGTCACGAACGGAGAATCGTGGGACAAAGTTTGCGCTCGTGGACACTCACGTGGCAAGAGGTGCACGCATATCTTCGCTGAGACGTGCGTACATCAAAGATGTGAGACCAGCTTTTCTGTCGCCCTCGAATCCCAACAAATGAATCAATTTCAACAACGACGGTGGTACCAAACTGACACACAGTTGAAATATCCCATAACCGAAGCTCACAGCTGACATTAAGCGCACCACTTCCCCGGGCTCGACGAAACTGTAAGATAATTGTGAAAATCagcattttcgaaatgaaaggaAAGAAGttgctttcaaaaaatatcgCCTGATTTTTACGACTCGAGATTTTCAATGGTCGAGAAGCTCCTCATTCGAGCCTGTATCCTTCGCAGCTAATTAATTAAATCGATCAAAAACACGTTACGTAGATTGCTGATCTGTTGAAGAGGCGGCTGTGATACCAGTGAGCGAGAAGAGCATCGATATCGATGTTCGCAAGGACGAGGGAGAAGGTGAAGCGATCGTCGACGTCGGCGACGACGCCGAGGTCCCGGTTGGTGAAACGCTCAGCGAAGATGCCATCGAGCAGGAAGATGATGAACGACAACGACGCGGTGGTGTTGGACCTGGTTGCACGTTGCTTAGCCTATCCAAATCTATATTGCGATCATTCAATCCTGAAAATTCAGAGCAAGGAAAATCCgactcgttgaaaaattgtggcgatttgaaattttggaggTTTCATAGATGACGAATCgtgaaaaagtgaaataaatttaaagaCCTGTGGGATTTGTTCCAAAGGTACGACGATACAGTTGCAGAATCTGCAAATACGTGTGCTGATAAATTCTCCAAGCTTTTCGCATCATCCAACCCCCTCGAACATATCCACTGACTTCCTGCTGCAGAAGTGTGAGCATGGCGCTGCAAACCTTCGTGTCAGCGAGAACGATTTGTCTCTCGAGGCGCCTCGCATATTCACTCTGAAACTGAAAATCcgtattttcataaaactcgATTtagattgaaagaaaaaaaaaaaaaattattttaaatcataaaaattcgtgaaattccGATAATCTCGAACAGAATTTCTCCTCCAGCCTTCTGCAAGGGGAAAATAATTGTGTGTCGTGCTGTGACGATTTTCATTCTCTACATCAGTAAGTGTtccatataaaaatatactcacTCCCGAGGGCGTCGTTACATCCTGCTCTGTCCTAAACACTCTGCTCGTTATGGATTTCAGCCAACCCGCGTCATTCGCGCATTCCCTCTCAGTGTTCTTGAGCGTCTCGACTGCTGCGACCAGTTTTTCATCCTCGAACGTCATGAGTGCATTCTCCAGGGATAATACATGTGCTTGTTAATCAATATCCCTCTTTTGTAAGACCTACATATTCGAATAAAAGCGACGCATTCGCAGGCTGCAAGTGTCTTTACAGGCTCAGCAAATTCCACGAGCATTAAGTACGTTCGTTAAATTTGCTCAGATTTATTCTTTCATTCATTAGGATTGAGAAGCAATCGATGAATTAAAGCGAGGACGAATGACAGAATCATTTTCGTTTGTATATATTCACATTTACAATAAAACTAGGttttttgataaatgaaaacgaTTCGGTACGACTCCTATTTATTGCCCACTTATTCTGTGGAGTTGATGGTCTAAATAGTGTGAAAAATTCTAATGTAACAAGAATGATAAACGCAAaactttttacttttcatttttttactttttcatagGGCTGTTTGTTTCACTGGATAAGCCCTTACGAAATTTTCCGAATTATCAgtaaaagagataaattatgACGTATTATCGGAGATTAGATTACGGAAATGTCTGGCCAATCTGTAGAAAAATGTAGTATCGACTGTGACGTCCGGAAAAAACGTTCTTTTAACTTCAATTTTTAGAGTTGcgacaataaatttttaagacGTTGACACGTGAAATATTTGTTGATAATTATATGTGACAGTAAAATGAGCATAAAATGAGCGAAAGCTCATGGGGGCGGAAAcgcagaaatataaaaaaaaaaacagaaaatgtaTTTATAGCTAAAAActtaacaaaaatttattaattagaattaGCAATAAACTCGGAATGAAATTTCCGTCTCTTTCGGTCGATTTTTATACGAATTCAGCAGATAATTTAAAtgcagtgaaaaataaattagattttaagaataaaaaaatagaaaaaagttaGGCGAAGAACTTTGTGAACTTTGATTAAGCATGAACTACATAATTCAAGGAAATTTGGTCATGCGCCTTTCAATACTggtcaacatttttattctattgTACATAGGCGTATGTCTGAAGTCGTCGGATCCAAGGACTGAGAATATTCAGGTGGTGAACCCAAATTaacgaatttattattatttgcatTTGAACGAAGTTCGTCGTTTCGAATCGTATACGTTTTGAGCCCTCGACTAAATTTTTAATCCATCACAAGTTCACAGAATGGCAAATAATATCATTTGATCGTACTTTATTGCTTAGTTAGATTTCACAGGGTACCCAGAgatcgattattttcatttacacGAAAGATACGTTCCACTTATTCAAAGTTTCACcttaaatttcattcgataatAACAAATATTTAATTTAATGAATCGCGAATCAGATCATCTagagaaaaattcaacagaaTCGTCGATGTTGATGGGAATTGTTTCAGTCATCTTTTCGAACCCATAGTATAACGACAGAATCTTTTTTTGTGCCACTAGCTTGGGGAGATGGAATACTCTCGACAAAAGTTGGTGAGGCAACGAACAAGACGATAATCTATACTCTaagattatattttataatatcaGTTGTTGCTCATCGATCATGagaatcaaaatgaaaaagagtGCCTTAAAAACTAGTACTCGATAGAATGACTCTTAAAAATTTTGCATTGATTTGCTATGATTTCTGAATCGATCATTTGCAACTAATCAATAACGATGATTGTTTGCATATCCTATTGTAATaatgcagagaaaaaaaattgaagagcgATCTGTTTCCACCAGAAAACGAAAGCATCGAAACTCCTGCAGACCAAAGAGACAATAGActgcatcgaaaaatcaacggAACCGAGAACTTCCCAACGAGGCAACTATTGGGTTCTTTACAATTATGTTCCAATGAGCAGGAGCATCAGATGTTGGGAAAGCGTGACCTACGTGACACACGGTGATTACACTTTTCTCGACAATCTCGAGCCGCTACTAGAAAGATGGCGCGCTCCAATTTCGATAGCCCTTTATGCACCTGGAAAGGATTTCCAGCCAACGTTAAATTCCATCAAGTATGCGAGGAGTTGCATGACCTCTCTCGTCTCCCAATTCGTcactttccatattttttttgacagcGAACATTTACCGGACGAGGCAAGTGTCATTTTTCGCTGTCTTGCAAGCTAACGAGTCCATTTGATGAATAAAATCTTGCAAAGtgattgaaacaaaattttctcacgaattcAGATACCGCACAGGAAAAATATGCTTCTGGAAACTTATGACTGCAGCTTGGCACCTTGGGCAAACGTTTCCACTGCTACGACGtacagaaacgaaaaaaagctgCTCTACCCGGTTAACGTGGCTCGTAACATTGCGAAGGAATGCGCCCCGACTCATTACCTCATCGTCAGCGATATCGAGCTCTATCCGACTCCGAATTTACCCTCGACGTTTCTGCAAATGATAACAAAACACGatcaatcattatttttgaaaagaaatcCAAAGATATTTGTACTCTCCATTTTCGAAGTTGTCGAAAACAGTTCACCACCGCCCAACAAAACGACACTCGTAAGTTCTGGCTCGTTTGTCTTTCGCTTTGAattcaattgacaaaaattgtctaaagaaatgtaacagacgaaaaagtaaaatgtaACAGAAACACTAGAATCCTCAAGCTCTCaaacaatttgaataaaactcGCGTGTCAATTTCAAAGAAATGAGACGAAAATCGAACGCtccgaaaaacgaaaattaatgCTGTTTTTTGCATCgtccaataaatttttttcttaatgaaGCACTTGACGAAGCAAGACCAATTGCAGATAACGATGTTGAAAAACGGAACTGCCATACCCTTCCACAAGGCGTTGTGTCCAGCCTGTCACAATGTGCCAAAAAGCGAAGAATGGCAAAAGACGCCAGAGTCCGATTCCCTGAGTGTATTTCACGTGGGAAAAAGGACTGGCGCGTTTTCGCACTGGGAGCCGATATTTGTAGGAACGAAAAATGAGCCGACGTACGACGAGAGGCTCAGTTGGGAAGGAAAAAGTGACAAAATGACGCAAGTGAGTTTTGTATGAAGAGACTTAATTCTGCTTTGCTGAATAATCAATTGTCCAAACTATTTCCAGGGTTACGCGCTCTGCGTTCTcgattacgattttttcattctggaCAACGCATTCCTCGTTCACCGTCCGGGTATTAAGCGTTGGAAGAGCGATAAACGACGCGATTCTTTGAGTGCCAAGACGAACGTGCTCATTAGGGAAAAAATCTTTCCAGAGCTCAAGATCATATATGGAACGAGGAAAGAATGCGTCGTGTGAACCAGTCACGctgttttttcacgtctctcAGATGCTCACGAGTATAGGAAATGAACTCAGAATTTTGCTGATTTCAAGTGCCTCCGAACGATAAGCCAAAGGACCGATGCCGACTGAATCGAACTTTCCAGAATGAATGAGCACCCGGCAGAGGATTTAGCTGAAAATCATTTCTTCATTATTCGATCTCGCTTGTCAAAAGTTATACACGTAACAAAGGCACTCTTGAAAAGCGCTCGTGCTGAAAGGCttttttgagagaaaaaataatgaggatCGCCTTGCAAAAATTACAATAACAAGGTCTCTTGAGAGTAGTTCAAAGCTTTCTGGTCCCTGCGAGTAATTATGCCTTCATTTGCAAGCTCATCTTAAAACGACGAGTTTCACcaaatgtgaaaaaagttcgaagAGCTCGAAAAAGCACAGGATTTCCTTGAGCtcgtattttcatattttggtAGTACCTTAATAGATGAAACGCGAAATAGAGAATCTTCAGAGTTTTCGTGGACACCCTGTATGTAATCAAAGGTGTGATAAATATTGAAGTAAAGCCCTTAAAATCACGTGGTCCGGCCACCCATAAATGAGTCTCGCGTGCTGGTTTGAGAACGCCGATATTATACGgcgatgagaaagaaaaaggaaaaaagcgaGAGCCTCCCTTACCATAAATAGAACGAAGCATCGAGCGGTTTTAGTGTGAAAACTGTTTGAACGAAGAGCGAATATAATTTCAGCTTCCTCGGGtttgttatttaaaaaaagtgacaaTCCTCGTCTCGCGATTCGCCAGTCCTCTTCGTTCGAGTAATCAGCCATTTTAACTCGGATTATTCGTCAGAGCAGCAAATATTACGTCAAAAGTTCATTTCTTTGGTCCCTTCCGGTTTCTCGCCCATCATGC includes the following:
- the LOC122413182 gene encoding LOW QUALITY PROTEIN: tetratricopeptide repeat protein 39C-like (The sequence of the model RefSeq protein was modified relative to this genomic sequence to represent the inferred CDS: substituted 4 bases at 4 genomic stop codons); this encodes MADYSNEEDWRIARRGLSLFLNNKPEEAEIIFALRSNSFHTKTARCFVLFMNALMTFEDEKLVAAVETLKNTERECANDAGWLKSITSRVFRTEQDVTTPSGFQSEYARRLERQIVLADTKVCSAMLTLLQQEVSGYVRGGWMMRKAWRIYQHTYLQILQLYRRTFGTNPTGLNDRNIDLDRLSNVQPGPTPPRRCRSSSSCSMASSLSVSPTGTSASSPTSTIASPSPSSLRTSISMLFSLTGITAASSTDQQSTFVEPGEVVRLMSAVSFGYGIFQLCVSLVPPSLLKLIHLLGFEGDRKAGLTSLMYARLSEDMRAPLATLSLLCYHTIVRPFCSLHDWSVSSGVDAAKQLIAECRSEFNDAALFLFFTGRTERLQSNIEAALEAYEKAVESSAQREIKLLCLHEIAWCHLIRLNYAQAHVSFARLQRESRWSESIYAYLAAACAGADNKPEITLRIHREITTTLTGNGSSKSTQLDLFVLRRLSKLIDHNGQSYCQTYYRLLVYELLYLWNAMPSSSRETLGVVISECRGFDRSKEEPMIGLADLIAGAAHSYRGENVAATKSYRKCLERRSAENKNTETSATGQENRPLDQHVSAFALYEMGSILCATDRVEEGKSALIKAQTEYSDYDFENRLNVRIHSALKALSRLYVVNQMSSRNGCCRCHNNSGSSTSLEYLPTPWYCKLLKPLTFFIVTTMLALSAIHLWSEFSASDSFWIIKSDLGKLRSQMSTLSMEVKNIIETRDELRSKLREVSYVVPKMSEEIGKLREELSEGWSEDXXSKRIIDPVKXXFTFFLWISAHTRVVTGGVSPESIRDLVKSELQTYDADKTGRTDYALETLGGSIISTRDTEPYTAGAPVLSLFWLPICPQQNTPRTVIQAGSLPGECWAFKGSTGSVVIRLMGFVQVTGVSLEHITSLIAPDGDTTAAPKDFTVWGLDHVDDKDGFLFGEFTYDNRAASTPLQYFPVQFQAQEPYEIIELRIHSNCGNPDYTCVYRLRVHGSLDTSCDSKQQQQQHHSSSAYPLINHSFSVYLSRQVSSYVSLLLYVYIVHFNPLVAITHLLRV